The stretch of DNA AGGGGTGCTCTTCCCTGGTGATGAACACGTTGGGGTCCGAGAACAACGGTTCGGTGAACAGCAGCCATTCGTCGCGCGTGGGCGTCTGGTTCAGGAAGCTGAGCGCCAGGCACTTCCCCTGGCGTGAGAGCTCCAGGCTTTCGTCCCAGTCCTTGGTGCGCAGCAGTTCGAAGTGGACGCCGGATCGCTCGGAAACCAGCGCGAGCAGATCGGCGGCGATGCCCCGGTATGTACCCTGGTCATCGACCTGCTCGAACGGGGCCCAGTCCGGGTCCACGCACAGAGTGACCGGGCCGAGCGTATCGAGATATTCCCTTTCATTCAGTGAGCTGTCGGAAGCCCGGCCTGCAACCGGTGCGGGAAGCAGCGCCAGGCACAAAAGCGTCAAACAGAATGCGGTCCAATGCGGTTTCTTCATTTTGGTCACGTTTGCGAAGTCAATGCAGATGAATGATGATCGGATGCTTGTACTGCGTGATGTGAACAATTCGCCAGAACGTCACTTCATCAAGACGCGCATGCCATGCTGTCTTGCCTATAGCCGCCAGAAACATCGGCTGGTTCATTCCGCCGGTCCGGCCGGGTCAATCCGGCGCATGCGGATAGATCAAATATTATTGATAATGTCCAGATTAGGAATTGTTACCAGATAGTTGGCGAGGCTGTCGATATGTTTTGGTGAAGGGCGCCGAAGAGCACATGGTGCGGCAAGTCTTGGGGAGACCGGGCTATCTTCGCTTTGGCGGACACACCAACTCCCCCTGATGGGAATGAGAGGTGTGTTCATGAGGAGTCATCGCAAGTGCGATCCTGATTTCGAGCGAGAGGCAGTCCGTCTGGTCATCGAAAACGGCGTGGGAATCCGCGAGGCCGCGCGCAGTCCGGGCATGACGTATGGCGTCTTGAAGGGTTGGGTGCAGAAGCGGCGAGAGCATTGAGACGCGGCCGTCGTGGGCGGTCATGCTGCGCAATTCCGAGCTGCGCAAGACCGCTGAAACTACGCCTCGCGTCTGAACTCCAGGACGAATGTTGCGCCCTGAGTGCTTGCCCCAAGGTCGATACCGGCCCCATGGGCCTTGAGCACGGAGCGGCAGATTTCAAGGCCGAGGCCTGTGCCGCCCGAAGCACGGCGGGTGGTGAAGAACGGCGTGAAGACCTTGTCGCGGTTGGCCTGGGAAATGCCTCGTCCGTTGTCTGCGACGGCAAGACGGATTGAATCCGGCGTCGGCGAAACGGACAGCCGGATTCTGTCCGCTCCGTGCTGCAGGCTGTTCTCGGCCAGATTGCCCAGGACCATTTCCAGCGCGTCCTGGGCGATGGGGAGTTCGGTTTCGCAATCTTCGTCAAAATCCACAGTCAACCCCCGATCTCTGAAGGCGCTGCGCACGGAATCCGCCACGGTGTCCAGCCTGCAACGGCTTCGGCTTGGGGGCATGGCGTCTGCCCGGGCCAGTTCCAGCAGACGGTTGACCAGCAGTTTCATGCGCCGGGTGTCTGCCTGAAGATTGTTCAGGAACTGCCTGCTTTGCTCCGGGTCCATGGTGCCCAGGTGCTCGGTGAGCAGTTCCAGGGCCCCCTGCATGGACGCCAGAGGCGTCTTGAACTCGTGGGAGACATGCCCGGCGAACCGTCTGATGTAGTCGGCGCGTTCGGCCAGGCTTTCGGACATGGTCACGAAACTTTCGGACAGGCGCGCCATCTCCTGCGTGACGGGCCTGGCGATGGGCTGCACAGTGCGGATTTCACCGGTGCGCAGAAGGTCGATTTGCCGCAGCAGTTCGCGAATGGGCCTGGCGATGCCCGATGAGACGAAGAGGCCGAGCAGAACGGTCAGCAGGCTCATGACAAGCATGGCCAGCGCGACTTCGTAGCGCACATCGAACAGACTCTTGAGGATGCTCACGGGCGTGCGCGAAAGGTAGACCACGCCGAGCACGGTCTCACCGTCCAGGACCGGCATGGCCACGAACACCCGCACGTCCGTGCCCCGGCTGATGGAGTAGATGGAGGGTCTGGGTTCATCGGAGATCCGCCGCCGGATGACGCTGGCGTATTCGCCGACCAGGGCCTGCCGCACTTCCGGTACGTGGGCCAGGGACAGGCCGGTCTCGGAACGGCCGGCCAGGACCGTACCGCGCTCGTCAAGCAGGCGCATGCCGGCCAGGGTGATTTGCTGGGTTTCGCGCATGATCCGGGCAAAGAGCGATGCCGCCCGCACCAGGTTGGGTGCGGGCGGCGTTTCGGCGGGCTCGGCTTCGGGACGCGGCGGGGCGACGGGATCGTTCAGGCTCAGGCGCGGAGCGATGGGCGTCAGGGGAAGATCGTCCGTGAATTCCCGTGCCTGCTCCAGAACGAGATTGCGCCATGTGGCGGAAAGGACCGCCGCCTGGCTGATGAGTTCCTGCTCCGTCTCGCGGACCAGCACGTTTTCGAACGTCCGGAACACATGGATGGCCCCGATCGGTAGGGCCAGCACCGAGAGCATGACGGCAAGAAGGATGGTGCGCAGGCGATACAGGCGTTTCATGGCGGTCAGACCCGGGTCAGGGTGTATCCGACGCCGTGCAGGGTCTCGATCAGACCGGGGGAACCCGCATCCGCGAATTTCCGGCGGATGTGCCGGATATGGCTGTCGATAGTGCGGTCGCTGACCACTGTTTCCGTCCCGTAGGCAACATCCATGATCGTGTCGCGGCTGAAGACGCGGCCGGGCTGGCGGATCAGCATTTCAAGGATGGCGAATTCCGTAGCCGTCAGCCTGACGGGCCGCGTGTCCCAGGTGACCGTGCGCCGTGCGGGACACACTTCCAGGGGCCCGTGGCGCAGCACTTCCTGCTCGGGCGCGGCCTTGCCCATGGACCGTTTCAGGATGACGCCGACCCGGGCGACAAGTTCGCGCGGGCTGAAGGGCTTGGTCACGTAGTCGTCGCCGCCGATCTCCAGACCGAGCACGCGGTCGATCTCGTCGTCTCTGGAGGAAAGGAAGAGGATGGGCACATCGGAAGTCCTGCGGATGACGCGGCAGACCTCGAGGCCGTCCATTTCCGGCATGTTGATGTCCAGCACCATCAAGTCCGGCGTCCGCGCGGCGAAGGCTTCCAAGGCCTGGCGCCCGTCCCGGGCCAGGGTGACGCGCATGCCGGCCTTGCCCAGGGCGAAGCTGATGATTTCGAGAATGTGCTGGTCGTCGTCGGCAACGAGAATGTGTTTTGTCATGAATCCTCCGGTCATGCAGAGTTCCTGTCGCTAGCGTGTTTCGCGCCGGAAGGGAATCGGTGCCGGAGAAGATCCGGCACCGTCCATATTACTCCTTCG from Desulfomicrobium macestii encodes:
- a CDS encoding response regulator transcription factor, with amino-acid sequence MTKHILVADDDQHILEIISFALGKAGMRVTLARDGRQALEAFAARTPDLMVLDINMPEMDGLEVCRVIRRTSDVPILFLSSRDDEIDRVLGLEIGGDDYVTKPFSPRELVARVGVILKRSMGKAAPEQEVLRHGPLEVCPARRTVTWDTRPVRLTATEFAILEMLIRQPGRVFSRDTIMDVAYGTETVVSDRTIDSHIRHIRRKFADAGSPGLIETLHGVGYTLTRV
- a CDS encoding sensor histidine kinase — protein: MKRLYRLRTILLAVMLSVLALPIGAIHVFRTFENVLVRETEQELISQAAVLSATWRNLVLEQAREFTDDLPLTPIAPRLSLNDPVAPPRPEAEPAETPPAPNLVRAASLFARIMRETQQITLAGMRLLDERGTVLAGRSETGLSLAHVPEVRQALVGEYASVIRRRISDEPRPSIYSISRGTDVRVFVAMPVLDGETVLGVVYLSRTPVSILKSLFDVRYEVALAMLVMSLLTVLLGLFVSSGIARPIRELLRQIDLLRTGEIRTVQPIARPVTQEMARLSESFVTMSESLAERADYIRRFAGHVSHEFKTPLASMQGALELLTEHLGTMDPEQSRQFLNNLQADTRRMKLLVNRLLELARADAMPPSRSRCRLDTVADSVRSAFRDRGLTVDFDEDCETELPIAQDALEMVLGNLAENSLQHGADRIRLSVSPTPDSIRLAVADNGRGISQANRDKVFTPFFTTRRASGGTGLGLEICRSVLKAHGAGIDLGASTQGATFVLEFRREA
- a CDS encoding transposase, with amino-acid sequence MRSHRKCDPDFEREAVRLVIENGVGIREAARSPGMTYGVLKGWVQKRREH